In Humulus lupulus chromosome 7, drHumLupu1.1, whole genome shotgun sequence, the following are encoded in one genomic region:
- the LOC133790906 gene encoding serine--tRNA ligase, with the protein MLDINLFREEKGNNPEIIRESQRRRFANVEIVDEVIKLDKEWRQRQFELEGLRKDFNKINKLVAQLRIKGEDATEMIKNTDDNKKSIAEKEVEVREALTQLNSKLETIGNLVHDSVPISNDEANNAVIRTWGEKRTEPKLKNHVELVELLGIADTKKGSDIAGARGYYLKGDGVRLNQALINFGLDFLEKRGYTALQTPFFMRKDIMAKCAQLAQFDEELYKVTGEGDDKYLIATAEQPLCSYHLDDWIHPSQLPIRYAGYSSCFRKEAGSHGRDTLGIFRVHQFEKVEQFCLTTPNGNDSWDMHEEMIKNSEDFYKMLNLPYQVVAIVSGALNDAAAKKYDLEAWFPSSQAYRELVSCSNCTDYQSRKLEIRYGQKKSNEQTKQYVHLLNSTLTATERTLCCILENYQKEDGVEVPEALQAFMGGKTFLPFKSKPAGETKGKKSKA; encoded by the exons ATGTTGGACATCAATCTTTTCAGAGAGGAAAAGGGGAACAACCCTGAAATCATTCGTGAATCTCAACGACGTCGTTTCGCCAATGTTGAGATCGTCGACGAAGTTATCAAGCTCGACAAAGAATGGCGTCAAC GTCAATTCGAGCTTGAGGGTCTTCGCAAGGATTTCAATAAGATCAACAAGCTAGTTGCTCAGCTCAGAATT AAAGGCGAGGATGCAACTGAGATGATCAAGAATACTGATGATAACAAGAAGTCCATTGCAGAGAAAGAAGTTGAAGTCCGAGAAGCTTTAACTCAGTTGAATTCGAAGTTGGAAACTATTGGAAACCTTGTTCATGATTCAGTTCCCATTAGTAATGATGAG GCAAATAACGCTGTGATTAGAACATGGGGTGAGAAACGGACAGAACCAAAATTGAAGAATCATGTTGAGCTTGTTGAGCTTCTTGGGATTGCAGACACAAAGAAAG GTTCTGATATAGCTGGAGCAAGAGGTTATTATCTGAAAGGAGATGGTGTGCGTCTAAATCAGGCCCTGATTAACTTTGGTCTTGACTTTTTGGAGAAAAGGGGATACACAGCATTGCAGACTCCTTTTTTTATGAGAAAAGATATCATGGCAAAATGTGCTCAATTAGCTCAGTTTGATGAAGAACTCTACAAG GTGACTGGTGAGGGAGACGACAAATATCTGATTGCTACAGCCGAACAGCCACTTTGTTCGTATCATTTAGATGATTGGATCCATCCTTCTCAGCTACCCATAAG ATATGCTGGCTATTCATCTTGCTTCCGAAAAGAAGCTGGCTCACATGGCCGAGATACTTTGGGAATATTCCGAGTCCATCAATTTGAGAAAGTGGAGCAATTTTGTCTTACTACCCCAAATGGTAATGACTCTTGGGATATGCATGAGGAAATGATTAAGAACTCCGAAGACTTTTACAAGATG CTAAATCTTCCCTATCAAGTTGTGGCTATTGTTTCTGGTGCTCTGAACGATGCTGCAGCAAAGAAGTAtgatttggaagcatggtttccTTCATCTCAGGCATATAGAGAGCTGGTATCCTGTTCGAACTGTACAGACTATCAGTCTAGAAAATTAGAAATTCGATATGGACAGAAAAAG AGCAATGAGCAGACAAAGCAATATGTTCATTTGTTGAACTCTACTCTCACAGCAACAGAGAGGACTTTGTGCTGCATTCTTGAGAACTATCAGAAGGAAGATGGTGTTGAGGTACCGGAAGCCTTGCAAGCATTTATGGGCGGGAAGACCTTCCTACCTTTCAAGAGCAAACCAGCCGGTGAAACCAAAGGGAAGAAATCAAAGGCCTAG